CTGCTATGCCCTGATTTTACAGAAATATAACCTTTCGCAAATAGATCTTTCTTTTCTACATTGGGGTAAAACTGGGGTTTCATCAAATTGTCACTGACATCTTCTGCCCATTGTACAAAATCATTAGTTGCCTGCTGAGGCCTGTAGGCATCATATACCAAAAGTCCAAATCCGAGTCTTTCCAGTTCGTCCTGAACTTTTTTTAACGCATACGCCGCTTCTTTGGTCAATAAACATTTTGGCTCTTTGTATCCTTTTATGGGCCTTCCCACAAAATTGTTGTCACCGTAATACCTAAGGTCTGATCGTAAGTTTGGCATAATTTCTTTTAAGTCAACAAAATCCTCTTTAGAAGGTGGACGGTCAGTAGAAGTCTGTCCTAAAGTGGTGA
This DNA window, taken from Lutimonas zeaxanthinifaciens, encodes the following:
- a CDS encoding M15 family metallopeptidase, translated to MKLNIILKSLAVIALLSFTTLGQTSTDRPPSKEDFVDLKEIMPNLRSDLRYYGDNNFVGRPIKGYKEPKCLLTKEAAYALKKVQDELERLGFGLLVYDAYRPQQATNDFVQWAEDVSDNLMKPQFYPNVEKKDLFAKGYISVKSGHSRGSTVDVTIVSLKTKQILNMGSPYDLFDEVSATDHTASITKNQHSLRLLLKRRMEKHGWQSYPKEWWHFTLKDEPFPNTYFDFPIE